The genomic region CTGGGCGAAAGCTCACCCCGGTCGGTTCCTCCCTTCGTTCACGCCCGACACGTCGCCCGACACGAAGGATCACCGGGCCGCGGCCATGCAGTTCGAGCGTGAAATTGACCAGGGCAAATGGCGGGCGATGGGCGAACTGGGGCTCGCCTATGACGGGCTGGCGCTGAATGATCCGATGCTATTTCCTTACTATGAAGTCTGCGAACGGAAAGGCATCCCGGTATTCTTTCACACGGGCTTAGACGGCCCGGAGCCACAGCAGTTGGTCTCGCCGAAGTTTAGAGTCGAGCTGGGCGACCCTTTGCTCCTTCAAGATGTGGTGATTCGCTTCCCGAAGCTCAAGGTCGTCATCATGCACATGGGCTGGCCGTTCGCTGATCACGCCCTCTATATGCTCTATGCTTACCCCAATGTCTATCTCGACACGGCGGTGGTCAATTGGATTCTTGGCCCGAGCGTGTTTAATCGGATGCTGAAGGAAGCGGTCGAGACGGTCGGCAGCGACCGGATACTGTTCGGCTCGGACCAGATGGTATGGCCGCAGATGATCACGCCGGCGGTGCAGGCCATTAAGCGAGCGGACTATCTGACGGCGGAAGACAAGCGGCGAATTCTTTGGGAGAACGCCGCTGGTTTGTTGAAGGTGACGCCGTGAATGATCTGGCTCGCATGAAGAGCCATCTATTAAATGGCCCGAACCCTTCGTCGCCGCCGCGCCCCGTGCGTAGGGCTGCCGCAGGGTCTATTTATTCTCTGGACTTGAACCGCCAAGACGCCAAGGACGCCAAGAGAACGCCGAGCTTTTCTTGGCGATCTTGGCGTCTTGGCGGTTTATATCCGATGGTTATTCGAGAATGAATAGGCCCTGAGGGCTGCCGGTCGGCGCTTGACTTAGACGCGGCGGCGGGCAGACAATAGCTCATCGGAAGGACAGGTTCCCGCAAAGCAAGCCCCTCGGCCTCAATCCAAACGGCCAACAGTCTCGCTCCAGAGGTGTTTCGTTATGCATACGACTTTCGCGCGAACCTTGTGCGCCGCTGTGGCTCTTATCCTGTTCGCCACCGCCATCCATGCCAGCGACGAATCGCTTGAAACCTTGCTCGCTTATTTGAAAAGTCCGAACGTCTCGACGCGCCGCGACGCCGCGCGCAAGCTCGGCGAGCGCCGCGAGCGCAACCAGCTCGCCGTCGAAGCGCTCGCCGTCAGCGCCCGCAAAGACGATGACCGCGAGGTCCGCCTTGAAGCGGTCAACGCCCTCGGCAAGCTCAAAGACTTTACGGCGCTTCCAGACATGCTCGGCGCGTTGAAAGACCCCAGCGACCCTGTGCGCGACGCCGCCGTCAAAGCGCTGGTCATGCTCTACACCGAGCATGACATCGATTTCATCACCAACCGCCGCGACGGCTGGAACTGGTTCAACCCGTTTCTCGACACCAGCGACCATGCCATCGTCGAGCCGTACATCTTCGTCCAGCCCGAGATCATTCAAGCGCTCGGCGACACGGCACGCGGCGACGGCGTGCGCGACGTGCGGGTGTCGGCCATTCGCGCCCTCGGCGTGCTGCGCGGCGGGACGGCCATCCCGCAACTCGCCGACGCCTTGAACGCCGACCAGGACGTGCGCATTGACGTGATTCGCGCCTTCATCAAGATCGGCGACCCGGCGGCGGGCCGCTACCTCATCCCCTACTTCCGCGACTCGAATCACAAAGTCCGCACCCAGGCGATGGTCGCCGCAGGCTTGCTCAAGTACCGGGCGGCGGTCGAGCCGCTGCTGTCGGTTTACGGGCTGGGGCCGGAGAAGAAAGGCACGGTGGCCAAAGTCATGCACAAGGTGAAAGGCCGCCTCAGCTATCTGCCGCCGCGCGACGAAGCGGCGCTGTGGGCGCTGTCGTTGATCGGCGACGACCGCGCCGAGCAAACCTTCGTCGAGAACATGACGGACAAAGATGGCGACCGCCGCCAGTACGCCTTTGAAGGGTTGGCGCGCATTGGCGAGGCGCGTTATCTCGATCAAATCTCGCGGCTGGTCTTGACCGAAGGCAATGGCGACGTCAAGCTCGCCGAGTATTTCGCGCTCTACAAGATGGGCAGTCGCCCGAACATTCAGAACATCATCCGCAAGCTCGACACCGACCAGCAAGACCAGGCGCGCGCTTACCTGATGGAAGCCCATCCGGCCGACCTCTACCCGCACGTGCGTTCGAGCAACCGCATCGTCCGCCAGCAGGTCATCGATATTCTGGGCCGCATCGGCGACGCCGACACCATCAGAGAGTTGCAGCCTATCGCGCAGACTTCGGGGGCCGAGACCTCGGAGATCGCTCACCTCGCCATCAAGCGCATCGAGTGGCGTCTGTCAGGCCGCCCGCGCGTCCACGACCCGGCCATGCGCCGCACTTCGGAAGCCGATGCGCCGCGCCCGCGCCGCGCCGCGAACCCGTAATGGGAAGGAGGCAGGAGGCAGGAAGCAGGAAGCAGTAAAACCGGCTGCCAACATTCAAAGGCAGCAAGCGTGAGTCATCGCTCAACACTTGCTGCCTTTTTCCTGACTGCCTCCTGCTTCCTGCTTCCTGCCTCCTTCTCTGTTGCTCCTGCTCGCCGCGCGCCTTTACAATACGGCTTCGTCAATTCAATCCATCAACGGGGAGCAAAAATGAGAAAGCTGGTGGCTGCGCTCATCTGCGCGGCAGTGGTTTCGGTTACTGTACAAGCCCAGGATTACAACGCTCAGGCGAAAGCTATCATGGAGCGCGCCGAACTCAAGCGGGCGTTTGATTATATTGACGCGCACCGCGACGACATCCTGAACGAGTGGAAGACGATTACCGAGATCAACGCGCCGTCGGGCAAAGAACAGCCGCGCGCCGCTTTCGTTAAGCGGTTGCTTGAAACCTATAAGCTCGACCGAGTCTATAGCGACACCGTTGGCAATGTCATTGCCGTCCGCAAAGGCGCGGGCACGGGCAAGCCCGTGGTCTTTGACGCACACCTCGACACCGTCTTTCAGGAAGGCTTGAAGATCAAGGCGGAAATTCGCGACGGCAAAATCTACGCGCCCGGCGTCGGTGATGACACACGCAACGTTGAAGCCTTGCTCGCGGCGATCCGCGCCATGAACGAAGCCGGCGTCAAGACGCAGAGCGATCTGCTCTTCGTCTTCACCGTCGCCGAAGAGACTTCGTTTGGCGGCGCCAAGCATTTTATTCAGGAGAACAAAGAGCGCATCGGCCAGTACGTCGCGCTCGACGGCGGCTATCAGGGGCTGACCTATGGCGGCATCGGCATCAACTGGTACAAGTTTCATTTCATCGGGCCGGGCGGCCACACGCGCTCAAAGACGCCGCCTTACTCGGCGAGCCTGCCGCTGGCGCGCGCCATCTCGCGCATCTACCAGCTTGAGCTGCCGCAGCAGCCGGATGTCAACCTCAACATCGGCATGCTCGGCGGCGCTGAAGTGGTCAATGCCAAGGCCGCCGACGCATGGTTTACGGTTGATCTGCGCTCGACCGACCAGAAGGCCATTGATGATTTCGAGAAGCGCATCACCGACATCTGCCGCGAAGAGGCCGAGCGCGCCGGCTTTCAGTTGAAGGTCGAAGACGTCGAAGAGAAGCTGCCGGCGGCGCAACTGCCGGGCAACCGCGAATCGTTCGGCGTGCGCATGGGCGAAGCGGTGCATCGCGCGATGGGGTTTGAAAACGTCACGGTGTCGCCGACCGGCTCGAACAATTCAAACGTCGCGCTGTTGGCCGGGCTCAACGCCTTCTCGACCGGCGCCGGGCCGTGCGGCGGCGATCACTCGCTCGGCGAGTGGTGCGAGATCGAGCCGTATTATCGCGGCGTCAAGAAGACCATCCTGCTGGCGGCGGCCCTGGCGGGAATTCAGTAAGCAAAAAGGAGCGACGATGAAAGGCGCGAGAATCTTGTTCCTGGCAAGCTGGGTGCTGATGTTTGTGGTGCTGGCGGCGACGGCGATCTTGGCGGCTCAATCGTTGCGGATTGCCTACACCTGGTCGCAGGAAAGTATCGCGCCGGGCTATACGCTGAATGACGTCCGCGCGGCGACCGGCAACGAAGACGCTGTGAAAGCCATACGTGGGCGGCGGGCGACCGCCGCAACCTGGGCGCTCGGCTACGCGCTGCTCGGCCTGTTTGTCGTGCTCGTGCCCTATCGTCGCGGCGAGCGCTGGGCATGGTGGGCGCTGCTGGTAACGATGGGCCTGCCGCAGTTGCTCTCGTTGCTGCGCGCGCCGATGCTGGCGACGACGCAGGGCGTGCAGACCCCCGCCATACTGCTCGCCTTGACCTTTCTAGCGCTGCTTTGCGGCGTGCCGCGCCTCTTCAAGCGCGAAGCCGTCGCCACCGTCGAATGAGCCGCGCCCCAGGCGTTCATCAAATCAGTGACCCTTCTGCTTGACTGACAAGGTCTGCCCGCCGATGCGGATGGTGGCTTTGCGCGCCGCGCCGCTCGGGTTGACCGCCACCGTGTAATTGACGAGTTGACTGCCCGTTCCATTGGTTGCCGGGGTGATCGTAATCCAACTCGCCTTCGTCTGCGCTGTCCAGGTGCAGCCCGCCCCTGCGCTCACGTACGTCGAGCCGAAGCCGCCGCTGGCCGGGTAGGCCGCAAACGCGGAGTTGAGAGCTACCTGACAATTCTCAGACCCTGCGCCCGCCTGGTAGATGGTGAATGTCTGTTCGCCGACCGTCAGCGTGCCGGTGCGGAATGCGCCGTCTGGATTTTCGCGCACTTCGAATTTCACGTCGCTATCACCGACGCCATCGCGGGCAGAAGCGATGATGATCCAACCGGCGTTGCTCGTCGCCTGCCAGGCGCAGCCGGCGGCTGCCTGCACCTTCACGCTGCCGCTGCCGCCTCTGGTGGTAAACGCCGCGCTTGCCGCCGCCAGGCTCGGTGAACAGGTGAAAGCAATCTTCGTTATGAAGGCATCGTGATAGCCGTGCGAGACGGTTTGCCAGGCTCCCGGCGTCACCGGGAAGTCGGCAGCCCCCGTGTAGCCCGTGACGTAAACATTGCCGGCAGGGTCAATGGCGATGCCTTTGCCGGCCTCCTCATTGGTCTGGCCGCCGAGCGAAGTCGAATAGATGAGCGCGCTACCCGCCGGGTTCAAGCCGGCCACGAACGCGTCAGCGTAAGTTCGCGCCGGGTCGGTCGCCAGGAAATCTGCCGACAGCGTGTAGCCCGTCACGAAGGCGTTACCTGTCCCGTCAATCGCCAGACCATAGGACGTGTCATACCCGCTGCCGCCGAGATAGGTCGAATAGGCCAGGGCCGTGCCCGTGTTATTCAACTTCGCGACGAAGACGTCATTGCCGCCGCTATAGCTTTGCAGTGGATTGACGGTGGGAAAGTCGTTTGCCGTCGTCGGCCCCGTGACATATGCATTGCCGCCGGCATCCACGGCGATGGCGGCGCACGAATCGGCCTCGTTGCCGCCGAGATAAGTCGAATAGGTCAGCGCCGCGCCCGCCGCGTCCAGTTTCGCGACAAAGCCGTCGCCCGCGACCGCCGCGCCGGTATAAAGCCTCGACGGGTTTTGCGGGTCAATGGCCAGCGCTGTTGCCAACAGATTACTCAAGCCATTGTTCACGGTGGCCCAACTGCCGCCGCCGTCCATGCTCTTAATCACGCCGCCGCCATAGACTGCCGCGTAAAGCGTCGAGGTGACCGCCGGATTAATCACCAGAGCGCGGATACTTTGGACGGGATTATTATCAAGCTGGCTCCAGGTGCCGCTGCCATCCGTGGACTTATAGATATGGTAGGAGGTGGCCGCATAAATCGTTGCCGAGTTGGTTGGATCGATGGTCAAAGAGTAGATCGTCTGCGATGAGTTTACGAAGCCGGCAGGTTCCCAGTAGTCGCCGCCGCCACCGACCGTATTCTTGAATATGCCCTTGCCGCCGATGTAAAGCGTTGACGGCGTATTCGGGTCAACGGCGATTGCATGAACAGCGCCGGGCAGATAACCATCGCCATAAAACTGCGGCGTCGCCCAACTGTTGCCGCCGTCCGTGCTCTTGGAGACGCTGTTGTTCCTGCCGACGTAGACATTTGCCGGGTTCACTGGATCGAACGCAATAGAATATGCGGGACCAAAAGACTGGCCGGCTACGCTCCAGCTCGCTCCCGCGTCCGTGCTTCGGTAAACGCCGTTGGCCGTCGCCAGAAATAAGGTTGAAGGCGTCGCCGGGCTGACCGCCAGGGCGTTCAACGTCGCTTGCGGCAACCCGTTGCTCGACGTACTCCAGGTGTCGCCGCCATCCGTGCTTTTGTAAACGCCGGGCGGCGAGGTGGCGGCATAAACCGTGGATGGCGTTTGTGGGTCAACGGCCAGGGCATCCACCTCAGCATAAACCGGCAGGCCATTGTTCATGGCCGCCCAGTTCGCTGCCCCGTCGAGTGTCTTAAATGCCGTCTTGCATTTGAAATCGGACTGTATGGGGTTGACCAGCGGGAAATTGGGCGAATTGGTCGCGCCCGCCACATACACGCTGCCGGCGTTATCAACGGCAATGGCAGCCCCCCAGTCGCCGCCATCACCGCCCAGATAGGTCGAATAGACAAACGCTGTGCCCGCGGCATTCAACTTCGACACAAACGCATCGCCATTGCCGCCGGGCGTCGCCTGCAAGGCGTTGACGGTTTGAAAATCGGTCGAGGTCGTCCACCCGGCGACGCAGGCATTGCCGGTGGCGTCCACAGCAATGGACAGCCCTTTGTCCCGTCCATTGCCGCCCAGGTAGGTGGAATACACCAGCGCCGTGCCCGCCGCATTCAGCTTAGCGACGAAGGCATCCGAGTTTGATATGAGATTGCCGTGCGGCGATTGCAGAGGGTTGACGGTCGGGAAGTTTAGCGACTGCGTGAAGCCCGTGACATAAGCATTGCCCACCGTATCGACAGCAATGCTATTGGCATCATCATAATCGCTGCCGCCGAGGTAGGTCGAATAGACCAGGGCCGTGCCGTTGGCATTCAGCTTCGCCACAAAGAGGTCAGGCAGGGCGCCCCCCAATGGCTGCACCGCAGAGGCCGTTGGAAAGTCCGTCGAAAAAGTCAGCCCGGTGACGTAGGCATTGCCCGCCCCATCCACCGCAATGGCATGGCCCTCGTCATCATTGCTGCCGCCGAGGTAGGTCGAATACCCCAGCACCGGATCGATCACCAGCGGCTGGCGGCGGTCGTAATGGCCAAGCGCAAAGCTCACACGGTTCTTGCCGCGCAGCACGTAGCGCGCCGCCACCTCGCGCCGCTCGCCGTTGATCTCCTGATAGGCCACAGGCTTGTGCTGCCGCACCTCGCCCGCCGCCGTCGCCATCACCAGCTCGCCCGTTGCGTCAACGCGCAGCCGTTTGGCTCCCGCAATGCGCCAGCCGATAGCCGCAGGATTGGCTCCTGCGGCCACGTTGAAGTCATACTCCAACTGCCGCCCGTTGCCGTAGTAGACCATGTCGACGCCGCGGTAGACGCCGCGCACCGCCACCCTCGCATAGTTGCTGACGCCGGCGCGCCACTTCGCCGCGTCCTTGCCGACGAAGTAATTGCTGCGCCCGGCCATCTCCTCTGTGCCCGTCACGTTTGCCGCCGGGTTGGCGTTGAGCAGTTTCATGCGGATCACCGCCGTCGCTGCTTCGCGGGCCGACGCGCTCCGCTCGGCTTGCGCGAGTTCGTCCTGCGCCGCGTCGTCTGCGGGCTGGCGCGCGCCGCCGAGCAAGCTCAGCACAGCTCCGTCAGCGGTCAGCCAGAGCGCGTAGCCCGCGCCGCGTGCGGCGTAGCGGACGCGCTCGTCGAACTGCCCTTGATTGCGTTCAAAGCGCATCGGCAGATCGCCATAAGCCGCCCGCGCTCGCGCCCGTGCGGTCTCGCCGACCGTCGGGCTCAAAGCCAATTCTGGCGCGGTCGCCGCGCTTGCCGACGTGCTGGCCGGTAGTAACACCCAGTTGAACAGCGCGGCCATCGTCAAACACACCGCGAGCAGGCGTTTAGACAGGAATTGGTCAACGGACATGGGCACTCCTTCTTCTGACGAGCCTGGCGCTACTGTGACGCAAGCTCTTGTTTCAACAACCTGAGAATCATCACTTGATGAAGTCTACGAGACGAATCGCTGACACACTCGCAGCGGTTTTGCCGTCAATCGGTCTTCAGCATAATTTCAGGATTATTCGGGACAATCTTTACCGACAGCAATCATTACTAACGTCATTACTAATATAAATTGTATCGTCAACTCTACCTTCCAGCAATTGAAATCTATTGCAAAAACATTATATGTGGCAAGGCTATAGCCTCTCGCCAATGGCGCGGCGGCCTGGCGTCAGCCTGCGGCCATTGACACTCGTTCGCACGGCTGGCTATGATGAGCCATCGGCTGGCGACGCGCGCCGCCGCCTTCAGTTTGACAACCGATTCTGCATCTTCAGTGCGCTTGACGTTCACCCATAGGGAGTAAGCTCGCATGAACTCACGAAAGATTCTCCTGCTGGTTCTCGCCATCGCGTTTTTGCTCAGCGCCGCCGCGCCGGCCTTCCAACCGGCGAGCGCCGCGCCTGACTTTGACCAGCAGGCCAATGCGCCCGCCGAGCTTTCGAGCGAGCGCATTCGCGAGCACGTCGGCTATCTCGCCTCCGACCCGTTGCAGGGCCGCCGCGCCGGCACTCCCGGCGCAGACCTCGCCGCCCGCTACATCGAAAAGCAATTCCGCGACGCCGGCCTCAAGCCCGCTTCCAAGGCCGGCTACCTGCAACCGTTCAGCTTCGTGGCGCGCGTCGAGCTTGGCCCGCGGAATATGTTTCAGGTGAAAGCGGCGAAGAGTGAGCAGAACTACAAGGTCGGCGACGACTTCATGCCGCTGGCTTTTTCTTCGCCGGAAGCGGCGACCGGCGAAGTCGTCTTCGCCGGCTACGGCATCAGCGCGCCCGAATTGCCGTACGACGACTATGACGGCATGGACGTGAAAGGCAAGCTGGTGATGATCCTGCGCGGCAGCCCCGACGGCGACAATCCGCACGGGCGCTTCGCCCAGTACACCCAGCCCGGCCTGGAGATTCAAAACAAGACGTTGAAGGCGCGCGAGAAACAGGCGCGCGGCGTCATCTTTATCAGCGAAGAGAAAGTCTTTCAGCACGACCGCCTATCGC from Blastocatellia bacterium harbors:
- a CDS encoding amidohydrolase family protein is translated as MKYGALVAVFLIACSTSAGQTPTKRIKPLDDKALDVHLHATSPEPYKKADSASFGAHRKTANRMVTDPAALLKRTIAYMDSNNVRLGVLSGENDLVQSWAKAHPGRFLPSFTPDTSPDTKDHRAAAMQFEREIDQGKWRAMGELGLAYDGLALNDPMLFPYYEVCERKGIPVFFHTGLDGPEPQQLVSPKFRVELGDPLLLQDVVIRFPKLKVVIMHMGWPFADHALYMLYAYPNVYLDTAVVNWILGPSVFNRMLKEAVETVGSDRILFGSDQMVWPQMITPAVQAIKRADYLTAEDKRRILWENAAGLLKVTP
- a CDS encoding HEAT repeat domain-containing protein — protein: MHTTFARTLCAAVALILFATAIHASDESLETLLAYLKSPNVSTRRDAARKLGERRERNQLAVEALAVSARKDDDREVRLEAVNALGKLKDFTALPDMLGALKDPSDPVRDAAVKALVMLYTEHDIDFITNRRDGWNWFNPFLDTSDHAIVEPYIFVQPEIIQALGDTARGDGVRDVRVSAIRALGVLRGGTAIPQLADALNADQDVRIDVIRAFIKIGDPAAGRYLIPYFRDSNHKVRTQAMVAAGLLKYRAAVEPLLSVYGLGPEKKGTVAKVMHKVKGRLSYLPPRDEAALWALSLIGDDRAEQTFVENMTDKDGDRRQYAFEGLARIGEARYLDQISRLVLTEGNGDVKLAEYFALYKMGSRPNIQNIIRKLDTDQQDQARAYLMEAHPADLYPHVRSSNRIVRQQVIDILGRIGDADTIRELQPIAQTSGAETSEIAHLAIKRIEWRLSGRPRVHDPAMRRTSEADAPRPRRAANP
- a CDS encoding M20/M25/M40 family metallo-hydrolase, producing the protein MRKLVAALICAAVVSVTVQAQDYNAQAKAIMERAELKRAFDYIDAHRDDILNEWKTITEINAPSGKEQPRAAFVKRLLETYKLDRVYSDTVGNVIAVRKGAGTGKPVVFDAHLDTVFQEGLKIKAEIRDGKIYAPGVGDDTRNVEALLAAIRAMNEAGVKTQSDLLFVFTVAEETSFGGAKHFIQENKERIGQYVALDGGYQGLTYGGIGINWYKFHFIGPGGHTRSKTPPYSASLPLARAISRIYQLELPQQPDVNLNIGMLGGAEVVNAKAADAWFTVDLRSTDQKAIDDFEKRITDICREEAERAGFQLKVEDVEEKLPAAQLPGNRESFGVRMGEAVHRAMGFENVTVSPTGSNNSNVALLAGLNAFSTGAGPCGGDHSLGEWCEIEPYYRGVKKTILLAAALAGIQ
- a CDS encoding SBBP repeat-containing protein, giving the protein MSVDQFLSKRLLAVCLTMAALFNWVLLPASTSASAATAPELALSPTVGETARARARAAYGDLPMRFERNQGQFDERVRYAARGAGYALWLTADGAVLSLLGGARQPADDAAQDELAQAERSASAREAATAVIRMKLLNANPAANVTGTEEMAGRSNYFVGKDAAKWRAGVSNYARVAVRGVYRGVDMVYYGNGRQLEYDFNVAAGANPAAIGWRIAGAKRLRVDATGELVMATAAGEVRQHKPVAYQEINGERREVAARYVLRGKNRVSFALGHYDRRQPLVIDPVLGYSTYLGGSNDDEGHAIAVDGAGNAYVTGLTFSTDFPTASAVQPLGGALPDLFVAKLNANGTALVYSTYLGGSDYDDANSIAVDTVGNAYVTGFTQSLNFPTVNPLQSPHGNLISNSDAFVAKLNAAGTALVYSTYLGGNGRDKGLSIAVDATGNACVAGWTTSTDFQTVNALQATPGGNGDAFVSKLNAAGTAFVYSTYLGGDGGDWGAAIAVDNAGSVYVAGATNSPNFPLVNPIQSDFKCKTAFKTLDGAANWAAMNNGLPVYAEVDALAVDPQTPSTVYAATSPPGVYKSTDGGDTWSTSSNGLPQATLNALAVSPATPSTLFLATANGVYRSTDAGASWSVAGQSFGPAYSIAFDPVNPANVYVGRNNSVSKSTDGGNSWATPQFYGDGYLPGAVHAIAVDPNTPSTLYIGGKGIFKNTVGGGGDYWEPAGFVNSSQTIYSLTIDPTNSATIYAATSYHIYKSTDGSGTWSQLDNNPVQSIRALVINPAVTSTLYAAVYGGGVIKSMDGGGSWATVNNGLSNLLATALAIDPQNPSRLYTGAAVAGDGFVAKLDAAGAALTYSTYLGGNEADSCAAIAVDAGGNAYVTGPTTANDFPTVNPLQSYSGGNDVFVAKLNNTGTALAYSTYLGGSGYDTSYGLAIDGTGNAFVTGYTLSADFLATDPARTYADAFVAGLNPAGSALIYSTSLGGQTNEEAGKGIAIDPAGNVYVTGYTGAADFPVTPGAWQTVSHGYHDAFITKIAFTCSPSLAAASAAFTTRGGSGSVKVQAAAGCAWQATSNAGWIIIASARDGVGDSDVKFEVRENPDGAFRTGTLTVGEQTFTIYQAGAGSENCQVALNSAFAAYPASGGFGSTYVSAGAGCTWTAQTKASWITITPATNGTGSQLVNYTVAVNPSGAARKATIRIGGQTLSVKQKGH